A region from the Haloarcula limicola genome encodes:
- a CDS encoding WD40/YVTN/BNR-like repeat-containing protein: protein MDTCYAALDDRVLVGDGSSWTERLRGRDIECVAAAHEAPDRAFVGTVGSGLQRTTDGGETWRSVEPPSTERALGGGDRVTSVTVSPHDPDVVWAGTEPSAVYRSMDGGETWTEREGLTDLDSESNWAFPPRPHTHHVRWIALAPDDPEQLYVAIEAGAFVRSPDGGETWIDRPDGGRRDNHTLAVHPDAPSRVYTAAGDGYAQSEDRGATWTYPQGGLDHRYVWGLAVHPDDPDCVVVSAAHGPQSAHSTSGQSYVYRRTGDEWDVAMDGLPDPNGLARPVLSADSDGDGFLALTNRGLFRSGDGATWESIGSWDDDYEQVPRGLAVV from the coding sequence ATGGACACCTGCTACGCCGCGCTGGACGACCGCGTACTGGTCGGCGACGGGTCGTCGTGGACCGAGCGGCTTCGCGGCCGCGACATCGAGTGCGTCGCCGCCGCCCACGAGGCCCCCGACCGCGCGTTCGTCGGGACGGTCGGTTCGGGCCTCCAGCGGACCACCGACGGCGGCGAGACGTGGCGGAGCGTCGAGCCGCCCTCGACGGAGCGGGCGCTCGGCGGCGGCGACCGCGTGACCAGCGTCACCGTCAGCCCGCACGACCCCGACGTGGTATGGGCGGGCACGGAACCGAGCGCCGTCTACCGCTCGATGGACGGCGGCGAAACGTGGACCGAGCGCGAGGGTCTCACCGACCTCGATTCCGAATCGAATTGGGCGTTCCCGCCCCGCCCGCACACCCACCACGTCCGCTGGATAGCCCTCGCGCCGGACGACCCCGAGCAGTTGTACGTCGCCATCGAGGCCGGCGCGTTCGTCCGGAGCCCCGACGGCGGCGAGACGTGGATAGACCGCCCCGACGGTGGTCGCCGGGACAATCACACGTTAGCGGTCCACCCCGACGCGCCGAGTCGGGTCTACACCGCCGCCGGCGACGGCTACGCGCAGTCCGAGGACCGCGGCGCGACGTGGACCTACCCGCAGGGGGGGCTGGACCACCGATACGTCTGGGGGCTGGCGGTCCATCCCGACGACCCCGACTGCGTCGTCGTCTCGGCCGCCCACGGCCCCCAGTCGGCTCACTCGACCAGCGGCCAGAGCTACGTCTACCGCCGGACCGGCGACGAGTGGGACGTGGCGATGGACGGGCTCCCCGACCCGAACGGGCTGGCTCGCCCGGTGCTCTCGGCCGACAGCGACGGCGACGGGTTCCTCGCGCTGACGAATCGCGGGCTGTTCCGGTCGGGAGACGGCGCGACGTGGGAATCGATCGGGTCGTGGGACGACGACTACGAGCAAGTCCCGCGCGGCCTCGCGGTGGTCTAG
- a CDS encoding DUF5518 domain-containing protein translates to MTRIGSLPRGLSPTWAYALLGGLPIAPLTLWGYWQSGTSLEPAGLCLAALIAGYLAKRRGIDATPVGFRAGVVAVVPATLWAAIDLLRFALGLSQPAWFTGLQLLLVVAFVPLLAVVAGFFGGFSARIGGWFAERGGRQGPPAAGS, encoded by the coding sequence GTGACCCGAATTGGTTCCCTCCCCCGCGGCCTCAGTCCGACGTGGGCGTACGCCCTGTTAGGCGGACTCCCGATAGCCCCGCTGACGCTGTGGGGCTACTGGCAGTCCGGGACCTCCCTGGAACCGGCGGGGCTCTGTCTCGCGGCGCTGATCGCGGGCTATCTCGCGAAACGCCGCGGTATCGACGCGACGCCGGTCGGGTTCCGCGCCGGCGTCGTCGCAGTCGTGCCCGCGACGCTGTGGGCCGCCATCGACCTGCTCCGGTTCGCGCTCGGCCTCTCTCAGCCCGCCTGGTTCACGGGCCTCCAGCTGCTGTTGGTGGTGGCGTTCGTTCCCCTCCTCGCGGTCGTCGCGGGCTTCTTCGGGGGGTTTTCGGCACGGATCGGCGGCTGGTTCGCGGAGCGAGGCGGTCGCCAGGGACCGCCCGCGGCCGGTAGCTGA
- a CDS encoding geranylgeranyl reductase family protein yields the protein MYDVVVVGAGPAGSRYARRAAQQGFDVLVFEQGTVGEPLACSGHVSTDIWEYTEGARGELLQNEVSGARFYTDGPGGDAHPFYKDEVISNVIDRVGLDRHLADLARGAGADVREQHTVVAVEEDRDGVTVEAKGPDGVESHRARMVAGCDGPKSRVRRELELPEPDELLHGVLGFDETADHGDFVDVHLTVPRFFAWRIPRGEAGVEYGLAVPPGDDARARFEAFTDGYGADVTRRCSGLIPIGPPKRVTGRRSFLVGDAAAQTKPFTGGGILYGMTAADHAAREIDPDDPSTLGDYERAWREDLRREIRLGHAVRAGYSVPKPLQKAGMKAFEGEIGVHMDRPSTLFSREQLKALLSRS from the coding sequence ATGTACGACGTCGTCGTCGTCGGGGCCGGCCCCGCCGGGTCGCGGTACGCCCGGCGAGCGGCCCAGCAGGGATTCGACGTGCTCGTCTTCGAGCAGGGCACCGTCGGCGAGCCGCTGGCTTGTTCGGGCCACGTCAGCACCGACATCTGGGAGTACACCGAAGGCGCTCGCGGGGAACTGCTCCAGAACGAGGTCTCCGGCGCGCGGTTCTACACCGACGGCCCGGGCGGCGACGCCCATCCCTTCTACAAGGACGAGGTCATCTCGAACGTCATCGACCGCGTGGGACTGGACCGCCACCTGGCCGATCTCGCTCGCGGGGCCGGCGCGGACGTCCGCGAACAGCACACCGTCGTTGCCGTCGAGGAAGACAGAGACGGGGTCACCGTCGAGGCGAAGGGGCCCGACGGCGTCGAGAGCCACCGCGCGAGGATGGTCGCCGGCTGCGACGGCCCGAAGAGCCGCGTCCGCCGGGAGCTGGAACTGCCGGAGCCAGACGAACTGCTCCACGGGGTGCTGGGTTTCGACGAGACGGCGGATCACGGCGACTTCGTGGACGTCCACCTCACCGTCCCGCGCTTCTTCGCCTGGCGCATCCCGCGGGGCGAGGCCGGCGTCGAATACGGACTGGCGGTGCCGCCGGGCGACGACGCCCGCGCGCGCTTCGAGGCGTTCACCGACGGCTACGGCGCGGACGTGACCCGCCGCTGTTCCGGTCTCATCCCCATCGGCCCGCCGAAGCGCGTGACCGGCCGGCGGTCGTTCCTCGTCGGCGACGCCGCCGCCCAGACGAAACCGTTCACCGGCGGCGGCATCCTCTACGGCATGACCGCCGCCGACCACGCCGCCCGCGAGATCGACCCCGACGACCCGTCTACGCTCGGCGACTACGAGCGGGCGTGGCGCGAGGACCTCCGACGAGAGATTCGCCTCGGCCACGCGGTCAGAGCCGGGTACTCCGTCCCCAAACCGCTGCAGAAAGCCGGCATGAAGGCCTTCGAGGGCGAGATCGGCGTCCACATGGACCGGCCGAGCACGCTGTTCTCGCGCGAGCAGCTGAAGGCGCTGCTGTCGCGGTCCTAA